The following proteins come from a genomic window of Corallococcus sp. NCRR:
- a CDS encoding sigma-54-dependent transcriptional regulator: MDRIAVLVVDDEESVRTFLSELLGSSGYQVRCASSGSQALEMLSGGSFDAVLLDVVMPEMSGLEVLRRYRSTGGTAPVIVLSALSGADDAVRALKMGASDYLAKPFGNDELQDVLARALGTRVPERQATAPAPRVVLTSAEAAAEARVLISTSPAMRRARALVERIADTDVPVLLLGESGTGKEVIAREIHARSQRHGRPFIKVNCAALPGELLESELFGHERGAFTGATAEKPGKFELADQGTIFLDEIGEMAIRLQAKLLQVLQDEEFFRVGGKKSVRVDSRVVVATNRDLEKEIALGNFREDLYYRLNVVAIRLPPLRERREDVVPLTDHFLKKYGKGFMTNVSELPSEVLHAFSDYEWPGNVRELENMVRRLCVLKDPTLVLDEIHAGGRAPASAPSLPTSFGGGDDFMPPPSRHVDESARVFAAPPAMSSMASGSGVQVLEMPARGAVMTPVPVAEATPFNAVAPQRYANPFDAPQPPPPPPPAGELSLKDIGKRAAMLAEREAILAMLQRTAWNKRRAAGKLRISYKALLYKIKECGIIDPRASAEF, from the coding sequence ATGGATCGGATCGCGGTGCTGGTGGTGGATGACGAGGAGTCGGTGCGCACGTTCCTGTCCGAGCTGTTGGGCAGCTCGGGCTACCAGGTGCGCTGTGCGTCGAGCGGCTCGCAGGCGCTGGAGATGCTCTCTGGCGGCTCGTTCGACGCGGTGCTGCTGGACGTGGTGATGCCGGAGATGAGTGGTCTGGAGGTGCTGCGCCGCTACCGGAGCACGGGCGGCACCGCGCCGGTCATCGTGTTGAGCGCGCTGTCGGGCGCGGACGACGCGGTGCGCGCGCTGAAGATGGGCGCCTCCGACTATCTGGCGAAGCCCTTTGGCAACGACGAGCTGCAGGACGTGCTCGCGCGCGCCCTGGGGACCCGCGTGCCGGAGCGTCAGGCGACCGCGCCCGCGCCCCGCGTGGTGCTGACGTCCGCGGAGGCCGCGGCCGAGGCCCGCGTGCTCATCTCCACGTCGCCGGCCATGCGCCGCGCGCGTGCGCTGGTGGAGCGCATCGCGGACACGGACGTGCCGGTGCTGCTGCTGGGTGAGTCCGGCACGGGCAAGGAAGTGATTGCCCGGGAGATCCACGCGCGCAGCCAGCGCCATGGCCGGCCGTTCATCAAGGTGAACTGCGCGGCGCTGCCGGGTGAGCTCCTGGAGAGCGAGCTGTTCGGCCACGAGCGCGGCGCCTTCACGGGTGCCACGGCGGAGAAGCCGGGCAAGTTCGAGCTGGCGGATCAGGGCACCATCTTCCTGGACGAGATTGGCGAGATGGCCATCCGCCTCCAGGCGAAGCTGCTCCAGGTGCTGCAGGACGAGGAGTTCTTCCGCGTCGGCGGCAAGAAGAGCGTCCGCGTGGACAGCCGCGTGGTGGTGGCGACGAACCGCGACCTGGAGAAGGAGATCGCGCTCGGCAACTTCCGCGAGGACCTGTACTACCGCCTCAACGTGGTGGCCATCCGCCTGCCGCCCCTTCGCGAGCGCCGCGAGGACGTGGTGCCGCTCACCGACCACTTCCTCAAGAAGTACGGTAAGGGCTTCATGACGAACGTGTCCGAGCTGCCCTCGGAGGTGCTCCACGCGTTCAGCGACTACGAGTGGCCGGGCAACGTGCGCGAGCTGGAGAACATGGTCCGCCGGCTGTGCGTGCTGAAGGACCCGACCCTGGTGCTGGACGAAATCCACGCCGGTGGCCGTGCTCCGGCGAGCGCCCCGTCGCTGCCCACGTCGTTCGGCGGTGGGGACGACTTCATGCCGCCTCCGTCGCGCCACGTGGACGAGTCCGCCCGCGTCTTCGCGGCTCCTCCGGCCATGTCTTCGATGGCGTCGGGCTCGGGGGTGCAGGTGCTGGAGATGCCCGCGCGCGGCGCGGTGATGACGCCGGTCCCGGTGGCGGAGGCCACTCCGTTCAACGCCGTGGCGCCGCAGCGCTACGCGAATCCGTTCGATGCGCCGCAGCCTCCGCCCCCGCCGCCTCCTGCCGGGGAGCTGTCGCTCAAGGACATCGGCAAGCGCGCGGCGATGCTCGCGGAGCGCGAGGCCATCCTCGCGATGCTCCAGCGCACCGCGTGGAACAAGCGCCGCGCGGCGGGCAAGCTGCGCATCAGCTACAAGGCGCTGCTCTACAAGATCAAGGAGTGCGGCATCATCGACCCGCGCGCGAGCGCGGAGTTCTGA
- a CDS encoding NAD-dependent epimerase/dehydratase family protein: MTAPLLLLGCGYTLTRFAVAEARAGREVLATTRDAARRSVLEGAGVRVVSMDDALSRAAGAHVVDSVPPDAGLDARFAEALSRSRPSRLVYLSSTGVYGSARGHVDESTPVDRTSPVSRARLDAEDVFLPLGASVMRIAGIYGPGRGTSGRLKAGTLRIPESGGGRLSRIHVDDLVDAVRVVLERGAPGEVYCVADRRPATQEETASYLCQQMGLPMPPRVPFESLHESLRGDRAISAAKLEALGWTPRYPDFTTGFLAAMEEEARG, translated from the coding sequence ATGACCGCTCCGCTCCTCCTGCTTGGCTGTGGTTACACGCTCACGCGCTTCGCGGTGGCGGAGGCCCGCGCGGGCCGGGAGGTCCTGGCCACGACCCGGGATGCCGCTCGGCGCTCGGTGCTGGAGGGCGCGGGCGTCCGCGTGGTGTCCATGGATGACGCGCTGTCACGGGCAGCGGGCGCGCACGTCGTGGACTCCGTTCCTCCGGATGCCGGGCTGGATGCCCGCTTCGCGGAGGCACTGTCCCGCTCGCGGCCCTCGCGGCTCGTCTACCTGTCGTCCACCGGCGTCTATGGCTCCGCTCGTGGACACGTGGACGAGTCCACGCCGGTCGACCGGACCTCCCCGGTCTCCCGCGCGCGCCTGGATGCGGAGGACGTCTTCCTGCCCCTGGGTGCGAGCGTCATGCGCATCGCGGGCATCTACGGCCCGGGGCGCGGGACTTCCGGACGCTTGAAGGCGGGCACGCTGCGCATCCCGGAGTCGGGTGGGGGACGCCTGTCCCGCATCCACGTGGATGACCTGGTGGACGCGGTGCGCGTGGTGCTCGAACGCGGCGCGCCTGGCGAGGTTTACTGCGTGGCCGACCGCCGGCCCGCGACGCAGGAGGAGACGGCTTCCTATCTTTGTCAGCAGATGGGCCTGCCCATGCCGCCGCGCGTGCCCTTCGAGTCCCTCCATGAATCCCTGCGCGGCGACCGCGCCATCAGCGCCGCGAAGCTGGAGGCCCTGGGCTGGACGCCACGCTACCCGGACTTCACCACCGGGTTCCTCGCCGCCATGGAGGAGGAGGCGCGCGGCTGA
- a CDS encoding Na+/H+ antiporter, which yields MLVFEIVIALLLGGAGLAALSRRLGTPYPALVALAGAVLALVPGSPELVLDPELALTLFVAPVLLDAAFDASPRDLRANWRPVASLALGAVVLTVIAVAVAVRWMVPSMPWAAAIALGAIVAPPDAAAATAVLKQLKPPHRLMVILEGESLFNDASALLIYRLALGAVAAGGVLGWSAVPTLLVVTVASVLLGLVLSRVSLRINASVEDVSTAVITQFGSTFAVWILAERLHLSGILTTVVYAMTISRTASVVTPARIRIPSYAVWEVATFVLNVLAFVLVGFQLKGIVARFDRETWWEYTAIAAVVTVAAILARIAWVMGAAAFNRWRQRQSKSSTVTLSPGAAVLVGWCGMRGIVTLAAALALPTGHDGVAAFPYRDLILFTSFSVVLGTLVVQGMTLKPLMTRLKLDDDGEVDHEVRLARVETLRAGLEATQDSPGTELATLVRRRYELQLRRARQLLDEHVLVGTASPSSPWGPPTADAEMVRTAMAASRRKLAELRATGTIGDAAFQQVEQELDWSELDLQQILRAESPE from the coding sequence ATGCTGGTGTTCGAGATCGTCATCGCGCTCTTGCTGGGAGGCGCGGGACTGGCGGCGCTGTCCCGGCGGCTCGGCACGCCCTACCCCGCGCTGGTGGCGCTCGCCGGGGCGGTGCTGGCGCTGGTGCCGGGCAGTCCGGAGCTGGTGTTGGATCCGGAGCTGGCGCTCACCCTGTTCGTCGCGCCGGTGCTGCTGGACGCGGCGTTCGACGCGTCTCCGCGCGACTTGCGCGCGAACTGGCGGCCGGTGGCGAGCCTGGCCCTGGGGGCGGTGGTGCTCACGGTCATCGCCGTCGCGGTGGCGGTGAGGTGGATGGTCCCGTCGATGCCCTGGGCCGCGGCCATCGCGCTGGGCGCCATCGTCGCGCCCCCGGACGCGGCGGCGGCCACGGCGGTGCTGAAGCAGCTCAAGCCCCCGCACCGGCTGATGGTCATCCTGGAGGGCGAAAGCCTCTTCAACGACGCGAGCGCCCTGCTCATCTACCGGCTCGCGCTGGGGGCCGTGGCCGCGGGCGGCGTGCTGGGCTGGAGCGCGGTGCCCACGCTGCTCGTCGTCACGGTGGCCAGCGTGCTCCTGGGCCTCGTGCTGTCGCGGGTGAGCCTGCGCATCAACGCCAGCGTCGAGGACGTGTCCACGGCGGTCATCACCCAGTTCGGCAGCACGTTCGCGGTGTGGATCCTCGCGGAGCGGCTGCACCTGTCCGGCATCCTGACGACGGTCGTCTATGCGATGACCATCTCCCGCACGGCCTCCGTGGTGACGCCCGCGCGGATCCGCATCCCGTCCTATGCCGTATGGGAGGTGGCGACGTTCGTGTTGAACGTGCTGGCCTTCGTGCTCGTGGGCTTCCAGTTGAAGGGCATCGTCGCGCGCTTCGACCGGGAGACGTGGTGGGAGTACACGGCCATCGCGGCGGTGGTGACGGTCGCGGCCATCCTCGCGCGCATCGCCTGGGTGATGGGGGCGGCGGCGTTCAACCGCTGGCGGCAGCGCCAGTCGAAGTCCAGCACCGTCACGCTCTCGCCGGGCGCGGCCGTGCTGGTGGGCTGGTGCGGGATGCGAGGCATCGTGACGCTCGCGGCGGCGCTGGCGCTGCCCACGGGGCATGACGGGGTCGCCGCCTTCCCCTACCGGGACCTCATCCTCTTCACGTCGTTCTCCGTGGTGCTGGGGACGCTCGTGGTGCAGGGGATGACGCTCAAGCCCCTGATGACGCGGCTGAAGCTGGACGACGACGGCGAGGTGGACCACGAGGTGCGGCTCGCGCGGGTGGAGACGCTGCGCGCGGGGCTGGAGGCCACGCAGGACTCGCCGGGCACGGAGCTGGCGACCCTGGTCCGGCGCCGGTACGAGCTTCAGTTGCGGCGCGCGCGCCAACTCCTGGACGAGCACGTCCTCGTGGGCACCGCGAGCCCCAGCTCTCCCTGGGGTCCCCCCACCGCGGACGCGGAGATGGTGCGCACCGCGATGGCCGCGAGCCGGCGGAAGCTGGCGGAGCTCCGGGCCACCGGCACCATCGGGGACGCGGCGTTCCAGCAGGTGGAGCAGGAGCTGGACTGGTCGGAGCTCGACCTGCAACAGATCCTCCGGGCGGAGTCACCCGAGTAG
- a CDS encoding tetratricopeptide repeat protein, producing MSRSLLLASFNEGVHRSMAGNHEAAVQSFDQVLAVDPRHFPALTAKAFALKQLGRTEEALKGFQRAIELDPSAADPHREAALCQLELGEPEAASLLMHRAVQLNPTPGYREAAAIEIYHLGNALLTQGRRPDKARYRLARQVFELALELSPAYVEAAKALADVWEHLGDPTQREHYTQLATRLRPASS from the coding sequence ATGTCCAGGTCGTTGCTGTTGGCGTCGTTCAACGAGGGCGTCCACCGCTCCATGGCCGGCAACCACGAGGCCGCGGTCCAGTCGTTCGACCAGGTCCTCGCCGTGGATCCACGCCACTTCCCCGCGCTCACCGCGAAGGCCTTCGCCCTCAAGCAGCTGGGGCGCACCGAGGAGGCCCTCAAGGGCTTCCAGCGCGCCATCGAGCTGGATCCCTCCGCGGCGGACCCCCACCGCGAGGCCGCGCTCTGCCAACTGGAGCTGGGTGAGCCGGAGGCCGCCTCCCTCCTGATGCACCGGGCGGTTCAACTCAACCCCACCCCCGGCTACCGCGAGGCCGCCGCCATCGAGATCTACCACCTGGGTAACGCGCTCCTGACCCAGGGCCGGCGGCCGGACAAGGCCCGCTACCGGCTGGCCCGTCAGGTCTTCGAACTGGCCCTGGAGCTGTCGCCCGCCTACGTGGAGGCGGCCAAGGCCCTGGCGGACGTGTGGGAGCACCTGGGCGACCCTACCCAGCGGGAGCACTACACCCAGCTGGCGACCCGGCTGCGCCCCGCCTCCTCTTGA
- a CDS encoding 3-deoxy-7-phosphoheptulonate synthase produces the protein MIVMLEPDSPESVVNAVLQLASQYEGVTPRAHVVQGAESTITELYLLGSTAQVPLEPFQQLPGVRQVVRVSQKYRIIGRHGGQRTTAGFDYNGVSFGDSSVNLFAGLCAVDSLESVDAMMAALARCGITTTRMGAYKPRTNPYEFQGLGAKCLPWVFDSAGKHGIKVIAMEVTHPRHIDEINDALKKSGAPTGVMLQVGTRNAQNFELLKVIGQQRTFPVLFKRGMGITLEESLNACEYVASEGNPKIVFCLRGVKTHLGDPHRNMVDFAHVPVVRRLTRMPVCVDPSHAIGRAEAPPDGLPDIFHAIGQGLIAGASMVLVDFHPTPEKALCDGPQALRLEQLAALQRYTNIVRTAYTEAVRNGDGTQATAPAQALSR, from the coding sequence ATGATCGTGATGCTCGAGCCGGATTCCCCGGAATCCGTCGTGAACGCCGTCCTCCAACTCGCTTCGCAGTACGAGGGCGTCACCCCGCGTGCTCATGTGGTCCAGGGCGCCGAGTCCACCATCACGGAGCTGTACCTCCTGGGCTCCACCGCGCAGGTGCCGCTGGAGCCGTTCCAGCAGCTTCCCGGCGTGCGTCAGGTGGTCCGCGTCTCGCAGAAGTACCGCATCATCGGCCGGCACGGTGGCCAGCGCACCACGGCGGGCTTCGACTACAACGGCGTCAGCTTCGGCGACAGCTCGGTGAACCTGTTCGCCGGCCTGTGCGCGGTGGATTCGCTGGAGAGCGTGGACGCGATGATGGCGGCGCTCGCTCGCTGCGGCATCACCACCACGCGCATGGGCGCGTACAAGCCGCGCACCAACCCGTATGAGTTCCAGGGCCTGGGCGCGAAGTGCCTGCCCTGGGTGTTCGACTCCGCGGGCAAGCACGGCATCAAGGTCATCGCGATGGAGGTGACGCACCCGCGCCACATCGACGAGATCAACGACGCGCTGAAGAAGTCGGGAGCGCCCACGGGCGTGATGCTCCAGGTGGGCACGCGCAACGCGCAGAACTTCGAGCTGCTCAAGGTGATTGGCCAGCAGCGCACCTTCCCGGTGCTCTTCAAGCGCGGCATGGGCATCACGCTGGAGGAGTCCCTCAACGCGTGCGAGTACGTGGCCAGCGAGGGCAACCCGAAGATCGTCTTCTGCCTCCGCGGCGTGAAGACGCACCTGGGCGACCCGCACCGCAACATGGTGGACTTCGCGCACGTGCCGGTGGTGCGCCGCCTCACGCGCATGCCGGTGTGCGTGGACCCCTCGCACGCGATTGGCCGCGCGGAGGCCCCGCCGGACGGGCTGCCGGACATCTTCCACGCCATTGGCCAGGGCCTCATCGCGGGCGCGTCCATGGTGCTGGTGGACTTCCACCCGACGCCGGAGAAGGCGCTGTGCGACGGGCCGCAGGCGCTGCGCCTGGAGCAACTGGCCGCGCTCCAGCGCTACACGAACATCGTGCGCACCGCGTACACGGAGGCCGTGCGCAACGGCGACGGGACGCAGGCCACCGCCCCGGCCCAGGCCCTCAGTCGCTGA
- a CDS encoding prephenate dehydratase, giving the protein MADAAPRRIAFQGERGAYGDEATGALFGASVTRIPCPTFRAVFEAVAEGTVDGAVVPMESALAGPVAEVVDLLLEFTPALSGELRLPVRHCLLAPPGRTLEGLTRALSHPQALAQCGGWLRKHHLHPVPEANTAVAARRVAQEALEGTAAIASRTAAELYGLTVLAEGIADSPDNATRFLAVGPAVPPKLGSRWKTSLVLTLDNGPGALAGVLTAFAAHGVNVARLESRPGGVRAWDYRWCLDVEGAVDSAPVKAALAEARSACTSLRVLGSYALSD; this is encoded by the coding sequence ATGGCTGATGCCGCCCCACGCCGCATCGCCTTTCAAGGTGAGCGCGGCGCGTACGGCGACGAAGCCACGGGCGCCCTCTTCGGCGCCTCCGTGACGCGCATCCCCTGCCCCACCTTCCGCGCCGTCTTCGAGGCCGTGGCCGAAGGCACGGTGGATGGCGCCGTGGTGCCCATGGAGAGCGCGCTCGCGGGCCCCGTGGCGGAGGTGGTGGACCTGCTCCTGGAGTTCACGCCGGCCCTCTCCGGCGAGCTGCGCCTGCCCGTGCGCCACTGCCTTCTCGCGCCGCCGGGCCGCACGCTGGAGGGCCTCACGCGCGCGCTGTCCCATCCGCAGGCGCTGGCGCAGTGCGGAGGATGGCTGCGAAAGCACCACCTGCACCCCGTCCCCGAGGCGAACACCGCCGTGGCGGCGCGGCGCGTGGCCCAGGAAGCGCTGGAGGGCACGGCGGCCATCGCCAGCCGGACCGCGGCGGAGCTCTACGGCCTCACCGTGCTCGCGGAGGGCATCGCGGACTCGCCGGACAACGCCACGCGCTTCCTCGCGGTGGGCCCGGCCGTGCCGCCGAAGCTGGGTTCGCGGTGGAAGACGTCCCTGGTGCTTACGCTCGACAACGGCCCTGGCGCGCTCGCGGGCGTGCTCACGGCCTTCGCCGCGCACGGGGTGAACGTCGCGCGACTGGAGTCGAGGCCCGGCGGCGTCCGCGCATGGGACTACCGCTGGTGCCTGGACGTGGAGGGCGCGGTGGACTCCGCGCCCGTGAAGGCGGCCCTGGCGGAAGCCCGGAGCGCGTGCACGTCGCTCCGGGTGCTGGGCAGCTACGCGCTCAGCGACTGA
- the pheA gene encoding prephenate dehydratase — MADIPSLETLRTQIERIDEDVLDALQRRMALADDVARAKLVTAWPFRDPQREDLLLRKLRGRAAERGLDPHEVERLYRVILDMSVARQQALVTRLDTTPLRVGYLGVEGSYSHLAARQRYGHRPGGVLLTGFDTARQAVEALKQSEQDVLLLPIENTTAGSMNETYDVLAAGGGVITGEVVSQVDHRLLGAKGAKVEDLREVLSHPQALAQCEDFLRTHVPWARAVPGPDTAIAAQMVADRNDPTVAAIASESAAGRFGLVVLASNLQPAGADFTRFVEVSRQPTPLAPDVPCKTSLLVVLEHRPGALGQVLQRLTQRGVNLSKLESRPIPGAPWKYRFYLDVEGHAASASVTAALEDLRPLTSSLRVLGTYPRAEPIDG; from the coding sequence ATGGCGGACATCCCCTCCCTGGAGACCCTGCGGACCCAAATCGAACGCATCGATGAGGACGTCCTCGATGCGCTCCAGCGGCGCATGGCCCTGGCCGACGATGTGGCGCGCGCCAAGCTGGTGACGGCCTGGCCCTTCCGGGACCCGCAACGCGAGGACCTGCTCCTGCGCAAGCTGCGCGGCCGGGCGGCCGAGCGCGGCCTGGATCCGCACGAAGTCGAGCGCCTCTACCGCGTCATCCTGGACATGTCCGTGGCCCGGCAGCAGGCCCTGGTCACCCGCCTGGACACCACGCCCCTGCGCGTGGGCTACCTGGGCGTCGAGGGCTCCTACAGCCACCTCGCCGCCCGCCAGCGCTACGGCCACCGGCCAGGCGGCGTGCTCCTCACCGGCTTCGACACCGCACGCCAGGCCGTGGAGGCCCTCAAGCAGAGCGAGCAGGACGTGCTCCTGCTGCCCATCGAGAACACCACCGCCGGCAGCATGAATGAGACGTACGACGTGCTCGCCGCGGGCGGCGGCGTCATCACCGGCGAGGTGGTGAGCCAGGTGGACCACCGGCTGCTGGGCGCGAAGGGCGCGAAGGTGGAGGACCTGCGCGAGGTGCTCTCCCATCCGCAGGCCCTGGCGCAGTGCGAGGACTTCCTGCGCACGCACGTGCCCTGGGCGCGCGCCGTGCCGGGGCCGGACACCGCCATCGCGGCGCAGATGGTCGCGGACCGCAACGACCCGACCGTGGCCGCCATCGCCAGCGAGTCCGCGGCGGGCCGCTTCGGGCTCGTGGTGCTCGCCAGCAACCTGCAGCCCGCCGGCGCGGACTTCACGCGCTTCGTGGAGGTGTCGCGCCAGCCCACGCCGCTCGCGCCGGACGTGCCGTGCAAGACGTCGCTGCTGGTGGTGCTGGAGCACCGCCCGGGCGCCCTGGGCCAGGTGCTGCAACGGCTCACGCAGCGCGGGGTGAACCTCTCCAAGCTGGAGTCGCGCCCCATCCCCGGGGCGCCGTGGAAGTACCGCTTCTACCTGGACGTGGAGGGCCACGCCGCGTCCGCCTCGGTGACGGCGGCGCTGGAGGACCTGCGCCCGCTCACGTCGTCGCTGCGCGTGCTGGGCACCTATCCGCGCGCGGAGCCCATCGATGGCTGA
- a CDS encoding DUF4291 domain-containing protein — translation MSTAREVRADFDRATIVVYQAYSDAIADVAVKQQKFGPPFSVGRMTWIKPSFLWLMHRSNWGRKSGQERTLAVRIKRSGWEEALAAGVLTGFEPKAHGSPDAWRKAFDTAPVHIQWDPERSLRGAGLPHDSIQVGLSRAVIQRFVDDWTVSITDLTTLVQKLRKHMDDGRADQATRHLPKESVYPVPPDLARRLGM, via the coding sequence ATGAGCACAGCCCGCGAAGTCCGCGCCGACTTCGACCGAGCCACCATCGTCGTGTATCAGGCCTACTCGGACGCCATCGCCGACGTGGCCGTGAAGCAGCAGAAGTTCGGCCCGCCGTTCTCCGTGGGCCGGATGACGTGGATCAAACCCAGCTTCCTGTGGCTCATGCACCGCTCCAACTGGGGCCGCAAGAGCGGCCAGGAGCGCACGCTCGCGGTGCGCATCAAACGCTCCGGCTGGGAGGAAGCACTCGCTGCCGGCGTCCTCACCGGCTTCGAACCCAAGGCCCACGGCTCGCCGGACGCGTGGCGCAAGGCCTTCGACACCGCGCCCGTCCACATCCAGTGGGACCCGGAGCGCAGCTTGCGCGGCGCGGGCCTGCCCCACGACAGCATCCAGGTGGGCTTGAGCCGCGCCGTCATCCAGCGCTTCGTGGACGACTGGACCGTGTCCATCACCGACCTCACGACACTGGTCCAGAAGCTGCGCAAGCACATGGACGACGGCCGCGCGGATCAGGCCACGCGCCACCTGCCGAAGGAGTCCGTCTACCCGGTCCCTCCGGACCTCGCCCGGCGCCTGGGGATGTGA
- a CDS encoding EVE domain-containing protein, translated as MATPRYWLIKSEPSVYAYAKLEEDGRTEWTGVRSFEARNNIRAMTPGDLCLYYHSNEDKAVVGVACVLSKPGPDPTAPGEDWASVDVGPVVAFTTPVTLATIKATPALKDFPLITRSRLSVTPTPVEHFKLVLEMGKTKLPKTSAAKPKPKAKSRATP; from the coding sequence ATGGCGACTCCGCGGTACTGGTTGATCAAGAGCGAGCCCTCCGTCTACGCGTACGCGAAGCTGGAGGAGGACGGCAGGACGGAGTGGACGGGCGTGCGCAGCTTCGAGGCGCGCAACAACATCCGGGCCATGACGCCTGGGGACCTGTGCCTCTACTACCACTCCAATGAGGACAAGGCCGTCGTCGGCGTGGCGTGCGTCCTCTCCAAGCCGGGCCCCGACCCCACCGCTCCCGGCGAGGACTGGGCCTCCGTGGACGTGGGCCCCGTGGTCGCGTTCACCACGCCGGTGACGCTGGCCACCATCAAGGCCACGCCCGCGCTCAAGGACTTCCCGCTCATCACCCGCAGCCGTCTCAGCGTCACGCCCACTCCGGTCGAGCATTTCAAGCTCGTCCTCGAGATGGGCAAGACGAAGCTCCCGAAGACCTCCGCTGCCAAACCCAAGCCGAAGGCCAAATCCAGAGCAACCCCATGA
- a CDS encoding IS5 family transposase (programmed frameshift) — protein MVRELVPDAFWQRVAPLLPPPRPKKKLGRPRADDRAALEAIVFVLRSGIPWEMLPRKQFGLSGMTAWRRLEEWTRAGVWEKLQARLLDELGLRGKADFSRAAIDSSSVRASKRGPFTGPSPTDRAKAGSKHHLLVDAQGLPLTESVTAANVHDTHELFPLVDSVPAVRMPSGQRRFRPGKLHADKAYASRKNRSGLRLRSIAARIARPGVESKERLGRYRWVVERTLAWKNQLRRLRVRDERRDDVHFGFLVLGCCIMLLRRLCPGIC, from the exons ATGGTCCGCGAACTCGTCCCCGACGCCTTCTGGCAGCGCGTGGCACCGCTGCTGCCGCCGCCCCGGCCCAAGAAGAAACTGGGCCGTCCTCGGGCGGATGACCGCGCGGCGCTGGAAGCCATCGTCTTCGTGCTCCGAAGTGGCATCCCTTGGGAGATGCTGCCTCGCAAGCAGTTCGGCCTGTCGGGCATGACGGCCTGGCGCAGGCTGGAGGAATGGACCCGGGCTGGCGTGTGGGAAAAGCTCCAGGCGCGATTGCTGGATGAACTGGGCCTGCGCGGCAAGGCGGACTTCTCCCGCGCCGCTATCGACTCCTCGTCCGTCCGGGCGTCAAAAAGGGGGCCCT TCACGGGCCCAAGCCCGACGGATAGAGCGAAGGCGGGTAGCAAGCATCATCTTCTCGTAGACGCCCAGGGGCTGCCGCTCACCGAGTCCGTGACGGCCGCCAACGTCCACGACACGCACGAACTTTTCCCGCTCGTCGACTCCGTGCCTGCGGTGCGGATGCCTTCGGGGCAGCGCCGCTTCCGCCCGGGAAAACTCCACGCCGACAAGGCCTACGCCTCCAGGAAGAACCGGAGCGGGCTTCGTCTACGCAGCATTGCCGCCCGCATCGCGCGTCCCGGCGTTGAGTCCAAGGAAAGGCTCGGACGCTACCGATGGGTCGTGGAGCGCACGCTGGCCTGGAAGAACCAGTTGCGCCGCCTTCGCGTCCGCGACGAGCGCAGGGACGATGTCCACTTCGGCTTTCTCGTCCTCGGCTGCTGCATCATGCTCCTACGACGCCTGTGTCCTGGCATTTGTTAG